A window from Parafrankia irregularis encodes these proteins:
- a CDS encoding condensation domain-containing protein: MRTAAVPVTHSQASLYFAEAMCPEEGAYNMAFAIDVEGPVPDAGLVAAAHRAYRAIPALRLRLGIDDVSGEIVSWFHDQLPDVEVVDLDGAGPDAVADAVDAATRRAIDIDEGGLARFGVLRTGRAAATLAVVFHHLVADGLCHMPFAERLARCVVGDLPEDDGRDYVGLVRRIRERETRAAAELRGVSFARLPEDLLARTRLPCRRDGAVSRGGRTVVIVDAGTTRGLRELARRLETSLFKVLIGAVHHALPADDDGGASVVCTAASQRPAGGEADSLIGCFINEVPLPAARYGSDTVADIVLREGAGWHADLRRRDFPFAELARRADPAGTSAARLDSVMVGYRKLPRTMRWTGAGVTCRAVLEQPFPTPKTEISLRFLDRGDTLECEVQWGRGLVETAGAAFADELGRSLAGAGAGAAAGAAAGAGAGAAMVAEVAK; this comes from the coding sequence ATGAGGACGGCCGCCGTCCCGGTGACGCACTCGCAGGCTTCGCTGTACTTCGCGGAGGCGATGTGCCCGGAGGAAGGCGCCTACAACATGGCCTTCGCGATCGACGTGGAGGGCCCGGTGCCGGACGCGGGCCTGGTCGCGGCTGCGCATCGGGCCTACCGGGCGATCCCGGCGCTGCGGCTGCGGCTCGGCATCGACGACGTTTCCGGGGAGATCGTCTCCTGGTTCCACGACCAGCTGCCGGACGTCGAGGTCGTCGACCTGGACGGTGCCGGACCGGACGCGGTGGCAGACGCGGTGGACGCCGCGACGCGCCGCGCGATCGACATCGACGAGGGCGGGTTGGCGCGGTTCGGAGTGCTGCGGACCGGGCGGGCGGCGGCGACGTTGGCGGTGGTGTTCCATCACCTGGTCGCCGACGGCCTGTGCCACATGCCTTTCGCGGAGCGGCTGGCGCGGTGTGTGGTCGGCGATCTGCCGGAGGACGACGGCCGGGACTACGTCGGTCTCGTCCGGCGGATCCGTGAACGGGAGACGCGCGCCGCCGCCGAGCTGCGCGGTGTCTCGTTCGCGCGACTGCCCGAGGATCTCCTGGCGCGGACCCGCCTGCCGTGCCGTAGGGACGGCGCCGTCTCGCGGGGCGGGCGCACGGTGGTGATCGTTGACGCGGGGACCACACGAGGCCTGCGGGAGCTGGCCCGACGGTTGGAGACCAGCTTGTTCAAGGTTCTGATCGGTGCGGTGCACCATGCGCTGCCGGCCGACGACGACGGCGGCGCGAGCGTGGTGTGCACGGCGGCGTCCCAGCGTCCGGCGGGTGGGGAGGCGGACTCCCTGATCGGCTGTTTCATCAACGAAGTGCCGCTGCCGGCGGCGCGGTACGGCTCCGACACGGTGGCCGACATCGTGCTGCGGGAGGGCGCCGGCTGGCATGCCGACCTGCGCCGGCGCGACTTCCCGTTCGCCGAGCTGGCACGCCGGGCCGATCCGGCGGGGACGTCGGCGGCCCGCCTGGACAGCGTCATGGTCGGCTACCGGAAGCTGCCCCGGACGATGCGGTGGACAGGTGCCGGAGTGACCTGTCGGGCGGTGCTTGAGCAGCCGTTCCCGACGCCGAAGACGGAGATCTCGCTCCGGTTCCTGGACCGGGGCGACACCTTGGAGTGCGAGGTGCAGTGGGGGCGCGGCCTCGTCGAGACGGCGGGCGCCGCGTTCGCCGATGAGCTGGGACGGTCGTTGGCCGGTGCCGGTGCCGGTGCCGCCGCTGGTGCCGCCGCGGGTGCTGGTGCTGGTGCCGCCATGGTCGCGGAGGTCGCGAAATGA
- a CDS encoding lantibiotic dehydratase has translation MSHGTGWAPHAAGPVGRVPIGDGSRWALWDLVELRTAGFPAADIAVLFDPGLAELAVGDDEEKFLAAYTQAVDSVATVARRVASDPRFQEAVTWQNPTMFRDCVAKIAEGTRSRPGQRRRRELKVVSYLQRYALKNDTIGFFGPVGFARVGDDGPALRQQPGPALLARRRVYFEQWAIDAVARRISTDPEVRPWLRPRRSAAVVVRDGLARRPHGAPIALTRHEAEIFELCDGSRTAAEIAGFDAVAEDWLEAGLIMLEIDARVEDDPEVRLREEVLRIGDATVRDRVLAGLDELIIARDAVAACAGDAARLATAGQRLDEVFERLAGEAASRRGGEAYAGRRVVYEDTVRDVEVRIGPEFLAAAEAPLELLLDSARWLVAEAAQAYRERFDKVFDACLAAGGDSGASAASPDPTSVAFGAFLAAATPDLAFSYRELPDPVAALIPEFQRRWAAILAVPTGVRRHELRSADLVAAVRAAFPVRELPWSSAVHHCPDIMVAAASADAVNRGDFLLVLGELHLTANTLDARVVLQQHPEPEQLTAADARDRRGPRIQPVPAKASSSVNSRVYPPAMRSSDDLFWTLHTRHTGAAGQILPGAGLRVHREQGVLRVRFEDRGCWDLLEVLGEIIGAAVMNAFKPIGTAGHRPRVTIDRMVIAREAWGFAPAELRWAFEKDAARCYRGAQAWRRAAGLPPRAFYRVAVEDKPLFVDFSSVALVRLLAAAVRSAAEEEPDSLVGFTEMLPDLGDHWVRDADGAAYASELRLVAVDLTETALKSTGTV, from the coding sequence ATGAGCCATGGGACGGGGTGGGCCCCGCACGCGGCGGGGCCGGTGGGCCGGGTGCCGATCGGTGACGGCTCGCGCTGGGCGTTGTGGGATCTGGTGGAGCTGCGGACCGCCGGGTTTCCGGCAGCCGACATCGCCGTGCTTTTCGATCCCGGACTCGCGGAGCTCGCGGTCGGCGACGACGAGGAGAAGTTCCTGGCCGCGTACACGCAGGCCGTGGACTCGGTCGCGACGGTCGCCAGGCGCGTGGCCTCCGATCCCCGCTTCCAGGAGGCCGTGACCTGGCAGAACCCGACGATGTTCCGCGACTGCGTGGCGAAGATCGCCGAAGGTACGCGGAGCCGTCCGGGGCAGCGGCGGCGGCGTGAGCTCAAGGTGGTGAGCTACCTGCAGCGCTACGCCCTGAAGAACGACACGATCGGGTTCTTCGGGCCGGTCGGATTCGCGCGCGTCGGCGACGACGGACCGGCGCTGCGGCAACAGCCGGGTCCGGCGCTGCTGGCGCGGCGGCGGGTGTACTTCGAGCAGTGGGCGATCGACGCGGTGGCGCGGCGGATCAGCACCGATCCGGAAGTGCGGCCGTGGCTGCGGCCGCGGCGGTCGGCGGCGGTGGTGGTGCGGGACGGACTCGCCCGCCGGCCGCACGGTGCGCCGATCGCCCTGACACGGCACGAGGCGGAGATCTTCGAGCTTTGCGACGGGTCGCGGACGGCGGCGGAGATCGCCGGCTTCGACGCCGTGGCCGAGGACTGGCTGGAAGCCGGCCTGATCATGCTCGAGATCGACGCGCGGGTCGAGGACGACCCCGAGGTGCGCCTTCGCGAGGAGGTGCTGCGGATCGGGGACGCGACGGTGCGGGACCGCGTGCTGGCCGGCCTGGACGAACTGATCATCGCCCGCGACGCGGTCGCGGCCTGCGCCGGGGACGCGGCGAGGCTGGCCACGGCAGGGCAGCGGCTCGACGAGGTCTTCGAGCGCCTGGCGGGGGAGGCAGCCAGCCGGCGCGGCGGGGAGGCCTATGCCGGACGTCGGGTGGTCTACGAGGACACCGTCCGCGACGTGGAGGTGCGGATCGGGCCGGAGTTCCTGGCGGCGGCCGAGGCGCCGCTGGAGTTGCTGCTGGACAGCGCTCGATGGCTGGTGGCGGAAGCCGCGCAGGCCTACCGGGAGCGTTTCGACAAGGTTTTCGACGCCTGTCTCGCGGCGGGCGGCGACTCCGGGGCCTCGGCCGCGTCCCCGGACCCGACCTCGGTCGCCTTCGGCGCCTTCCTCGCGGCGGCGACCCCGGACCTGGCCTTCTCCTACCGGGAGCTCCCCGACCCGGTCGCCGCCCTGATTCCCGAGTTCCAGCGCCGCTGGGCCGCGATCCTGGCCGTGCCGACCGGCGTCCGGCGCCACGAGCTCCGATCGGCCGATCTCGTCGCCGCGGTGCGTGCGGCGTTCCCGGTCCGGGAGCTGCCGTGGTCGTCGGCGGTGCACCACTGCCCGGACATCATGGTCGCCGCCGCGAGCGCCGACGCCGTCAACCGCGGCGACTTCCTCCTCGTCCTCGGCGAACTCCACCTGACCGCGAACACCCTGGACGCCCGCGTCGTGCTCCAGCAGCACCCCGAGCCGGAGCAGCTGACCGCAGCGGACGCCCGCGACCGCCGCGGCCCGCGCATCCAGCCGGTGCCGGCGAAGGCCTCCAGCAGCGTCAACTCCCGGGTGTACCCGCCGGCGATGAGATCGTCCGACGACCTGTTCTGGACGCTGCACACCCGCCACACCGGAGCCGCCGGGCAGATCCTGCCCGGCGCCGGGCTGCGCGTGCATCGTGAGCAGGGCGTCCTGCGGGTCCGCTTCGAGGACCGCGGGTGCTGGGATCTGCTCGAGGTGCTCGGAGAGATCATCGGCGCGGCGGTGATGAACGCGTTCAAGCCGATCGGCACGGCCGGCCACCGCCCGCGCGTCACCATCGACCGGATGGTCATCGCCCGGGAGGCGTGGGGGTTCGCGCCGGCCGAGCTGCGCTGGGCGTTCGAGAAGGACGCGGCCCGCTGCTATCGCGGGGCACAGGCGTGGCGGCGTGCGGCCGGCCTGCCGCCGCGGGCGTTCTACCGGGTCGCGGTCGAGGACAAACCGCTGTTCGTGGACTTCAGCAGCGTGGCGTTGGTGAGACTGCTCGCAGCCGCCGTCAGGTCCGCGGCCGAGGAGGAACCCGACAGCCTGGTCGGGTTCACCGAGATGCTGCCGGACCTCGGCGACCACTGGGTACGGGACGCCGACGGCGCCGCCTACGCCTCCGAACTCCGCCTGGTGGCCGTCGACCTCACCGAAACGGCCTTGAAGTCGACTGGCACCGTGTAG
- a CDS encoding non-ribosomal peptide synthetase: protein MSAPVSRVQRHMWFGEQVAENPVGHLIPIHLRLMGAIDETALGDALRDIVGRHTALRTSMGMSADGEPAAVLRPASAFELDVVQVGAAALDAAGGLDGLRLSEATAPLDLAAGIPFRARLLRLPDATAVLCLTVHHTAFDDWSRYLLFDELSELYESRRAGRPASLPPASGYAQYAQRRDRELAEDADRLLGFWRLRLAGLTPFELTADRPRPARRAGVGAATVFGVPASVMAGLAEIGRDAGASTNMVLFAAVQALLRRWSGRDDITVGTTWAERAEPDARHVVGPLLNLLALRCDTAGNPSFAELVARTRDVCLDAFDHCEAPFGWLAEQLGVPRDASRTPLFQVLVGAGSGTRRAPILAGVEVEEMPVTWTTSKYDLSVWFENHADGSADCEVVWDTALYPAEYMERLASHLRSILAEVASRSQTRISELRMVDADEFSALTVDYAAGTAVAATASTLHGPFEAQAARTPDAVAVVAPDATTVTYADLDAAANQLAWLLRQRGVGPEVRVGICAERSVELVVALLAVLKAGGAFVPLDPDYPADRLAFMLHDAAPPVVLVQQRFRDLIASSDPGMSVVPLDDASAWADLPPEPLTPTPPVVADNAAYVIYTSGSTGRPKGVVNAHRGIVNRLEWMRGTHPLGPDDAVLQKTPTSFDVSVWEFFWPLWTGARLVLARPGGHKDAEYLRDVISAQRITATQFVPSMLAAFLTLPDIERCAGLRDVFCSGEELPLASVTAFLARLPHCRIHDLYGPTEAAIEVTAFTCDPAAVAALPAIPIGGPIDNVRMYVLDEWLNPVPAGAVGDLYIGGVAVARGYHLRPGLTADRFIPDPHGTPGSRMYRTGDLARWRPMPGPRPAVIDFLGRVDRQVKLNGVRVEPGEIEHALRRQPGVTEAVVVVRETAPGDQRLIAYASGGADGAALRRALRDLLPAAMVPAAVVMLPALPVGPSGKIDRARLPEPSLGPTAGGVARVAPRNAVEEAVAEVWAEVLGVGEVGVDDDFFVLGGHSLLLIRAANRLRDLFDLDVPLSLLFENPTVAGAAAGVERLAAALV from the coding sequence ATGTCGGCACCGGTCTCCCGCGTCCAGAGGCACATGTGGTTCGGCGAGCAGGTCGCCGAGAACCCGGTCGGGCACCTGATCCCGATCCACCTGCGGCTCATGGGAGCCATCGACGAGACCGCCCTGGGCGACGCGCTGCGCGACATCGTCGGGCGCCACACCGCCCTGCGGACGTCGATGGGTATGTCGGCGGACGGTGAGCCGGCGGCCGTCCTGCGGCCCGCGTCCGCGTTCGAGCTCGACGTCGTCCAGGTCGGCGCCGCCGCACTGGACGCCGCCGGCGGCCTGGACGGCCTGCGCCTGTCCGAGGCCACGGCGCCACTCGACCTCGCGGCGGGAATCCCGTTCCGGGCCCGGCTGCTGCGGCTGCCGGACGCCACGGCGGTGCTGTGCCTGACGGTGCATCACACCGCGTTCGACGACTGGTCCCGGTACCTGCTGTTCGACGAGTTGTCAGAGCTCTACGAAAGCCGCCGTGCCGGGCGTCCGGCGTCGCTCCCGCCTGCTTCCGGCTACGCGCAGTACGCGCAGCGGCGGGACCGGGAGCTGGCGGAGGACGCCGACCGGCTGCTGGGCTTCTGGCGCCTGCGTCTGGCCGGCCTGACACCGTTCGAGCTGACCGCGGACCGGCCGCGTCCGGCCCGCCGTGCCGGCGTCGGCGCGGCCACCGTGTTCGGTGTCCCGGCGTCGGTGATGGCCGGGCTGGCGGAGATCGGGCGCGACGCCGGGGCCTCGACGAACATGGTCCTGTTCGCCGCGGTCCAGGCGCTGCTGCGGCGCTGGTCGGGACGGGACGACATCACGGTCGGGACGACGTGGGCCGAGCGGGCCGAGCCCGATGCGCGCCACGTGGTCGGCCCGCTCCTCAACCTGCTCGCGCTGCGCTGCGACACCGCCGGGAACCCTTCGTTCGCCGAGCTCGTCGCCCGCACCCGCGACGTCTGCCTGGACGCGTTCGACCACTGCGAGGCCCCTTTCGGCTGGCTGGCCGAACAGCTCGGCGTGCCTCGCGACGCCTCGCGCACACCACTGTTCCAGGTGCTCGTGGGCGCCGGCAGCGGCACGCGGCGGGCGCCGATCCTGGCCGGCGTCGAGGTCGAGGAGATGCCGGTGACCTGGACGACGTCGAAGTACGACCTGAGCGTCTGGTTCGAGAACCACGCGGACGGCTCGGCGGACTGCGAGGTCGTGTGGGACACGGCGCTCTACCCGGCCGAGTACATGGAGCGTCTGGCCTCGCACCTGCGCTCGATCCTCGCCGAGGTCGCGTCGCGCTCCCAGACGCGGATCAGCGAACTGCGCATGGTCGACGCCGACGAGTTCTCGGCGCTGACGGTGGACTACGCGGCGGGAACGGCGGTCGCCGCCACCGCTTCCACCCTGCACGGTCCGTTCGAGGCGCAGGCCGCACGGACACCGGACGCGGTGGCGGTCGTCGCTCCGGACGCGACCACGGTGACGTACGCCGACCTGGACGCCGCGGCGAACCAGCTGGCGTGGTTGCTGCGGCAGCGCGGTGTCGGGCCCGAGGTGCGCGTCGGGATCTGCGCCGAGCGGTCGGTCGAGCTGGTCGTCGCGCTGCTCGCGGTACTCAAGGCCGGCGGCGCCTTCGTGCCGCTCGACCCCGACTATCCGGCCGACCGGCTGGCCTTCATGCTCCACGACGCGGCGCCGCCGGTGGTGCTCGTGCAGCAGCGGTTCCGCGACCTGATCGCATCGTCGGACCCCGGCATGTCGGTCGTCCCGCTCGACGACGCCTCCGCCTGGGCGGACCTACCGCCCGAGCCCCTGACACCGACGCCGCCCGTCGTCGCCGACAACGCCGCCTACGTCATCTACACGTCCGGCTCCACCGGTCGGCCCAAGGGTGTCGTCAACGCGCACCGCGGCATCGTCAACCGGCTGGAGTGGATGCGCGGCACGCACCCGCTCGGCCCCGACGACGCGGTCCTGCAGAAGACGCCGACCAGCTTCGACGTCTCGGTCTGGGAGTTCTTCTGGCCGTTGTGGACCGGCGCCCGCCTGGTCCTGGCCCGCCCCGGTGGCCACAAGGACGCCGAGTACCTGCGGGACGTCATCTCCGCGCAGCGGATCACGGCGACGCAGTTCGTGCCGTCGATGCTCGCCGCCTTCCTGACGCTGCCGGACATCGAACGCTGCGCAGGCCTGCGCGACGTGTTCTGTTCGGGTGAGGAGCTGCCCCTCGCCTCCGTCACCGCGTTCCTGGCCCGCCTACCGCACTGCCGCATCCACGATCTCTACGGCCCCACCGAGGCCGCGATCGAGGTCACCGCCTTCACCTGCGACCCCGCCGCGGTCGCGGCACTGCCCGCGATCCCCATCGGCGGCCCGATCGACAACGTGCGGATGTACGTACTCGACGAATGGCTGAACCCGGTCCCGGCCGGGGCCGTCGGCGACCTGTACATCGGCGGCGTCGCGGTGGCCCGCGGCTACCACCTGCGTCCCGGGCTCACCGCCGACCGGTTCATCCCGGACCCGCACGGGACCCCCGGCAGCCGCATGTACCGGACCGGCGACCTCGCCCGCTGGCGGCCGATGCCGGGGCCCCGGCCCGCCGTCATCGACTTCCTGGGCCGCGTCGACCGCCAGGTGAAGCTGAACGGCGTCCGCGTCGAACCCGGTGAGATCGAGCACGCGCTGCGCCGTCAGCCGGGCGTCACCGAGGCCGTGGTCGTCGTGCGCGAGACGGCCCCCGGCGACCAACGCCTGATCGCCTACGCGTCGGGCGGCGCGGACGGCGCGGCGCTGCGCCGGGCACTGCGCGACCTGCTCCCGGCGGCGATGGTGCCGGCCGCGGTGGTGATGCTGCCGGCCCTGCCCGTCGGGCCCAGCGGGAAGATCGACCGCGCGCGGCTGCCCGAGCCCTCGTTGGGACCGACAGCAGGCGGCGTCGCGCGCGTGGCGCCGCGCAACGCCGTCGAGGAGGCGGTCGCCGAGGTCTGGGCCGAGGTGCTGGGCGTCGGCGAGGTGGGTGTCGACGACGACTTCTTCGTCCTCGGCGGCCACTCGCTGCTTCTGATCCGCGCCGCCAACCGGCTGCGCGACCTGTTCGACCTCGACGTGCCCCTGAGCCTGCTGTTCGAGAACCCGACGGTCGCGGGCGCGGCCGCAGGCGTGGAAAGGCTCGCCGCCGCCCTGGTCTGA
- a CDS encoding non-ribosomal peptide synthetase encodes MESESVDGGHAGRVRRRECHSLVVGLPAPPAEEWIGSGLRIWEEPTGRARTDERTRALIAREAARGLSPDGPALRTTVVCHADGTADAVLVADRAVVDLAEMLRIGAGLRGAGLRDGGGLRDGAGLRDGAGLREGAGLRDDRQAPAAALAGPRRADAVAERGPGEIRTAVEWGLPDPVGTDGCIPLDIVDVTGSVKLSAAVLLAASALTLARYDAATSAVLALGDGSVDIGVDETEAVGAFLERVERADAGPDGTPAAVEVVFTAHDPDLAYRPYLTTPRPIVLHVELDGDTAVSGSCYHAAAAVCTPIARGFARHLVHVAGQLAAAAPDRPLSDIELMPAEEVAAVLAAGAAAAPRADVSVTIHRALRDVADRFPNRPAVSDAERVLTYRELVLEAERRALGLVALGVRPGHFVGVCAERTSDLVITLLAVLLADAAYVPLDPHNPADRLRFITEDAGLHLVVADEGAFPSDGPARVVSPSSLAFGAPLVDYVARPGGATPDDPAYVIYTSGSTGRPKGVVVPHRNVAALVAAVEDFELDETDVWTLFHSSSFDFSVWEIWGCLLTGGRLVVVPHLVARSPAEFRELLVRERVTVLSQTPSAFANLLDADARGGDRLALRLVVFGGEPLDVRMLRGWFARHPSADCRVVNMFGITETTVHVTARTVTPADVEPRSRSVGPALPGWSVSVRDPLGRLVPPGVPGEIHVGGAGVAIGYHGRDDLTEARFVEDRYGRGRIYRSGDRGRLRPDGALDHLGRLDSQVKIRGYRIELDEIRSVMQDDHAVQTAALCVTAADDDPAEARITAYVILRDGATGPAAREAARAVRRRIAELLPDYMLPASITPLSELPLTANGKLDVTRLPPPRAVEPRTNEPRAVEPGAVEPGDARPEAGDRIPDTVVRVWRRVLAQPVGLDDDFFDNGGNSLAAVRVLNGIAQAGLPRLGVPDLYRCRTAAKLAALVEERRAREHGSDQSAVRRKAEPEGR; translated from the coding sequence ATGGAGTCCGAGTCCGTGGACGGCGGCCACGCCGGGCGGGTACGGCGACGGGAGTGCCACAGTCTGGTGGTCGGCCTGCCGGCCCCGCCGGCCGAGGAATGGATCGGATCCGGGCTGCGGATCTGGGAGGAGCCCACCGGCCGCGCACGCACGGACGAGCGGACCCGGGCGCTGATCGCGCGCGAAGCCGCCCGCGGGCTTTCCCCCGACGGGCCCGCGCTGCGGACGACGGTTGTCTGCCATGCCGACGGCACGGCAGACGCGGTGCTGGTCGCGGACCGGGCGGTCGTCGACCTTGCCGAGATGCTGCGGATCGGTGCCGGGCTGCGCGGTGCCGGACTGCGTGACGGGGGCGGACTGCGTGACGGTGCCGGGCTGCGTGACGGTGCCGGACTGCGTGAGGGTGCCGGGCTGCGTGACGATCGTCAGGCCCCCGCGGCCGCACTCGCCGGGCCGCGCCGCGCGGACGCGGTCGCCGAACGCGGCCCCGGCGAGATCCGCACCGCCGTCGAGTGGGGCCTGCCCGATCCCGTCGGCACCGACGGCTGCATCCCGCTGGACATCGTGGACGTCACCGGTTCGGTGAAGCTCTCCGCCGCCGTGCTTCTCGCGGCGTCGGCCCTGACCCTCGCCCGCTACGACGCCGCGACGTCGGCTGTCCTGGCCCTCGGTGACGGCTCCGTCGACATCGGTGTCGACGAAACCGAAGCGGTGGGCGCGTTCCTGGAGCGGGTGGAGCGAGCCGACGCCGGACCCGACGGCACGCCGGCCGCCGTCGAGGTCGTCTTCACCGCCCACGATCCGGACCTGGCCTATCGGCCGTATCTGACGACACCCCGCCCGATCGTGCTCCACGTCGAGCTCGACGGCGACACCGCGGTGTCAGGCTCCTGCTACCACGCCGCGGCGGCGGTCTGCACTCCCATCGCCCGCGGCTTCGCCCGTCATCTGGTGCACGTCGCCGGGCAGCTCGCCGCCGCCGCGCCCGACCGCCCGCTGTCCGACATCGAGCTGATGCCTGCCGAGGAGGTGGCCGCGGTCCTGGCCGCCGGCGCCGCGGCCGCGCCGAGGGCCGACGTGTCGGTCACGATCCACCGGGCGCTGCGCGATGTCGCCGACCGTTTCCCGAACCGGCCGGCGGTGTCGGACGCCGAGCGTGTCCTGACCTACCGCGAGCTGGTGCTGGAAGCCGAGCGCAGAGCCCTGGGCCTGGTCGCGCTCGGCGTCCGGCCCGGCCACTTCGTCGGCGTGTGCGCCGAGCGGACCTCGGACCTGGTCATCACCCTGCTCGCGGTGCTGCTTGCCGACGCCGCCTACGTGCCGCTGGACCCGCACAATCCGGCCGACCGGTTACGGTTCATCACCGAGGACGCTGGCCTGCATCTGGTCGTCGCGGACGAGGGCGCCTTCCCGTCCGACGGCCCGGCCAGGGTGGTCTCGCCGTCGTCGCTGGCGTTCGGCGCGCCTCTCGTCGACTACGTGGCGCGTCCCGGCGGCGCGACGCCCGACGATCCCGCCTACGTCATCTACACGTCCGGTTCCACCGGGCGCCCCAAGGGCGTCGTGGTGCCGCACCGCAACGTGGCCGCCCTGGTCGCGGCGGTCGAGGACTTCGAGCTCGACGAGACGGACGTCTGGACGCTCTTCCACTCCAGCTCGTTCGACTTCTCCGTGTGGGAGATCTGGGGCTGCCTGCTCACCGGCGGCCGGCTCGTCGTGGTGCCCCACCTGGTCGCACGCTCACCGGCCGAGTTCCGCGAGCTGCTGGTCCGGGAGCGGGTCACGGTGCTGAGCCAGACCCCGTCGGCCTTCGCCAACCTGTTGGACGCCGACGCGCGCGGCGGCGACCGGCTCGCGCTGCGCCTGGTCGTCTTCGGCGGGGAGCCGCTGGACGTGCGGATGCTGCGGGGCTGGTTCGCCCGGCACCCGTCCGCCGACTGCCGCGTGGTCAACATGTTCGGCATCACCGAGACCACGGTGCACGTCACCGCCAGGACCGTGACCCCGGCCGACGTCGAGCCGCGCTCGCGGTCCGTCGGCCCGGCGCTGCCAGGCTGGTCGGTGTCGGTGCGCGATCCCCTCGGACGTCTGGTCCCGCCCGGCGTCCCCGGCGAGATCCACGTCGGCGGCGCCGGCGTGGCCATCGGCTACCACGGCCGCGACGACCTCACCGAGGCGCGCTTCGTCGAGGACCGGTACGGCCGCGGCCGGATCTACCGCTCCGGCGACCGCGGCCGGCTGCGGCCCGACGGCGCCCTGGACCACCTGGGCCGGCTGGACAGCCAGGTCAAGATCCGCGGCTATCGGATCGAGCTCGACGAGATCCGCTCAGTCATGCAGGACGACCATGCCGTCCAGACCGCCGCCCTGTGCGTGACGGCCGCGGACGACGACCCGGCCGAGGCGCGGATCACGGCCTACGTCATCCTGCGCGACGGCGCGACCGGTCCGGCCGCCCGCGAGGCCGCCCGCGCGGTACGGCGACGGATCGCCGAGCTGCTCCCCGACTACATGCTGCCCGCGTCGATCACGCCGCTGTCCGAACTGCCGCTGACCGCGAACGGGAAGCTCGACGTCACCCGCCTGCCGCCGCCCCGCGCCGTCGAACCCCGCACCAACGAACCTCGCGCGGTCGAACCCGGGGCCGTCGAACCCGGCGACGCGCGGCCGGAGGCCGGCGATCGGATCCCGGACACCGTCGTGCGGGTCTGGCGGCGGGTGCTGGCACAGCCCGTCGGCCTGGACGACGACTTCTTCGACAACGGCGGCAACTCGCTGGCGGCGGTCCGGGTCCTGAACGGGATCGCGCAGGCCGGTCTCCCCCGGCTCGGCGTGCCCGACCTGTACCGGTGCCGCACCGCCGCGAAGCTGGCGGCCCTGGTCGAAGAGCGCCGGGCCCGGGAACACGGGTCGGACCAGTCCGCAGTCCGCCGGAAGGCGGAACCCGAAGGAAGATGA
- a CDS encoding SDR family oxidoreductase gives MRLHDKVALITGAARGIGRACAVRYAAEGADLILLDIARDVDDVPYPLGSRRQLAQTADRCRDRGAAALAVPADLRDAASLAKAVAAGLDRFGRIDILVNNAGIAAPSGRPAHEITEHEWAVMLDVDLTGALRMIREVVPAMLERRSGSIINIASTAGLVGYRHFAAYVTAKHGLIGLTKATALDYAPMSVRVNALCPGSVRDDPTLDGRMLAEIARSLDTDVADHEATFVQAQPMNRLIEAEDVAGAAVWLGADDSAQVTGSVVTVDGGFTAR, from the coding sequence CTGAGGCTGCACGACAAGGTCGCGCTCATCACCGGAGCCGCGCGGGGCATCGGCCGTGCGTGCGCCGTCCGTTACGCCGCGGAAGGCGCGGACCTGATCCTGCTCGACATCGCGCGCGACGTCGACGACGTCCCCTACCCGCTGGGCTCCAGGCGGCAGCTCGCCCAGACCGCGGACCGGTGCCGGGACCGCGGCGCGGCGGCGCTGGCCGTCCCCGCCGATCTGCGCGACGCGGCGTCCCTGGCCAAGGCCGTTGCCGCCGGCCTTGACCGTTTCGGCCGCATCGACATCCTGGTGAACAACGCGGGCATCGCGGCGCCGTCCGGCCGGCCGGCACACGAGATCACCGAGCACGAGTGGGCGGTGATGCTGGACGTGGACCTGACCGGAGCACTGCGGATGATCCGCGAGGTCGTGCCGGCGATGCTGGAGCGGCGCTCGGGCAGCATCATCAACATCGCCTCGACCGCGGGCCTGGTCGGTTACCGGCACTTCGCCGCCTACGTCACGGCCAAGCACGGCCTGATCGGCCTGACGAAGGCGACGGCCCTCGACTACGCGCCGATGTCGGTCCGGGTCAACGCCCTGTGCCCGGGCTCGGTGCGCGACGACCCGACGCTGGATGGCCGGATGCTCGCGGAGATCGCGCGTTCCCTGGACACCGACGTGGCCGACCACGAGGCCACGTTCGTCCAGGCGCAGCCGATGAACCGGCTGATCGAGGCCGAGGACGTCGCCGGGGCCGCGGTCTGGCTCGGCGCCGACGACTCGGCGCAGGTCACCGGCAGCGTCGTCACCGTCGACGGCGGATTCACCGCGCGCTGA